Part of the Canis lupus baileyi chromosome 22, mCanLup2.hap1, whole genome shotgun sequence genome, CTGCCCCTGGCCTGCAGCTGCTCCCCGCTCCCTCTTGGCGCTCTCTGCCTTGCCATCTCAGGGCACTCGGAGGGCACCACCCCCCATATCCACACGCTCCCTAAGAGCCCCATTCTCAGGGTTGGCACTGCTCCTGTTTCCTCTCTGTGTCCTAAAAGCCTGGAGACCAGCAGGACCGCAGGGCCAACCCCAGGGCTGACCCCCTGCCCGGTGGACAGCAGTCCTCTCTGTCCCCCTCCGCCCCAGCCACATTGCCACTGGCTTTGACCTTGGAGTAACTCTGGTCCCTCAGTTCTTCTCGATTCTTCCTGGCTGTCAGAATCCACACAGGTGAACACTTAAAGAGCTTATTACAGCCAGGGATTGTGCCTGGTGCCCTTACTTATGAATCATCAGGTTTAATCCCTGCCCAACCCTGGACCTAgtatgattatccccattttattccCAGACTCAGGGGGTCagggcttgcccaaggtcacagaggcaGAGCTGGTACGGACCCCAGTGCCCTGATCAGGCACTCTATAAACTATGCCATTGTCCCCTGCTGACTTCTTGcacacccaccccctgcccaatCCAGGCCCGGCCTAAAGTCCATGGCCAGCCTTGTAAACATGTGCCTCTGACATGAGAGGCAACTTCattttctctgcctgtctctgctcctgcccttcgcggcagggggatggggggatgcgggggggaagcagactccctgccatcCTTCTCCATGGTAAGGCTGGGGAACTCTCCTAAAGAAAGCCACCCAACTGGggctttttcaaaaagataagaTATTGAGCACGTGCCCACTAAactagaggaaagagaaaggagatcAAAAAAGAGAGCAGTGGAAGAAAGATTTAACAAAAATACACACAGCCCAGCAGAAGATGGAGGCAGGCTGGTGGCCACACGGCAAGGCACGGCATGTAACACCCCAGTCCTCAGATACGGGACTCCAGTTCCCTCTGTAGTTTGCTCCCAGAGCCTAGGGGAGGTCGAGGACAAACCAGGGGAGCCAAGTGGAAGTCCCCATGATGATGACAAGAggcccccctcccagccccacttAGGAACAAAACAACCTGAGCCAGGCAGCTCCCTGACTTGAGGATCCCTCAAAGAAAAGGCTACCGGCCATCTGGTCACCTGATAGTAGTGGTTCGCAAAGTGGTCATCggatcagcagcatcagcatcacctgggagcttgtagGAAATACAGATTCTGCTCTACTCCCAGTCCTGCTGATTGAGAATCTCTGAGCGCAGGGCCTAGTCATTGATGTTTTCACCAGCCCCCATGTGACTGATTCTGCTGCTCAAAGAAATCTGAGATTCATTGCCCTACAGGATTACCAGGCAGTCAGCTTCTGTTCAGTTTCCCACTAGTGTCTTAGTGACTTAGGGATGGAGAGATGCTCTTAGAGATGAAggatgaccaaaaaaaaaacgCCCAAtagtggaaaacaaaataaagcaagcaaacaaaccaaaacctcCTAGTGAAAAAGGGGCCAAAGTAatcaagcaggaaaaaaaaaattaccccagAGGACACAAGTAATGTAGGgaacaagaggggaaaaaaaaacaaaacaaaactctaactTGTAgccaaaatatttgtgaatgtttttttgcaattttattgAACTTCTATACAAGAATTTCAAATGctattgagaaaataataaaatcagagaatGAGGAAAAGCAGTGTAAGTGAACAGGACACGGAAATTTTGTCTTGGAATTTCAGCTGATGTCCCAAGGCTAGTAGCAATGACTGGTAACCTCACATTCTAAAGAGGGTTGTTATCACATTCAGGATAGGACCCACTAAAAaccaaaagccaaacaaaacaaaacaaaacagggatccctgggtggcgcagcggtttggcgcctgcctttggcccagggcatgatcctggagacccgggatcgaatcccacgttgggctcccggtgcatggagcctgcttctccctctgcctatgtctctgcctctctctctctctctctgtgactatcataaataaataaaaaattaaaaaaaaaaaaaaaaaaaaaaaaacatcccagCGGCCACCTCCTGCAACCATCCAGAGAGGCtagaaatttccattttgtgGTAGTGAGACTGTCTTCTCCCCAGGTTGCTCTCATCTATTCAAACCTGATTAAGGAGAGGGTCTTTGAGACAGAGAGTCTGCCCTCCCATTCTGCCTGGAGCTTACTGATTCAGAAACAAGGGGGTTGTCCTGTACTCCAGACAGTCATCTACGGGGAGAGTTAACTCAAATCCCCTCAAGTTGGAGCACCTATGCAAACCCAGAGATGGGGGGACCTCTCTCCCCTGCGTATGACCAGGCAGTAAGTTGGTGGGAGCCACCACAATGGCagcctgggggatggggtgatgagAGTCTTTTTGGCCAAGTGGACCCTACTATCTTGAAGTCACCCCACATGCTAGGGCAAGGAGACCTCTGCAGAGAGAGTCTATGGGGTGAACTGCTGAAGACAGCCTGGAGCATTAGAAAACGCCAAGTGGACCCCTGAAGACCCACACATGGGCCCCAGAGGATCCTACAGAAGACACCGACCACCCATGACAGCGCCTGTTGCACACTTGTCTCTTTTCTCTGATGCCCTACCTCCTGCCTAGGACCTGGAAGATCAGAGCAGGTagacagaggaggaagggcaaagATCAGAACACTAGCCCGACTCAGCCACCAGGGAGAAGCTGTGAACTGGATGTAAGATCAAGTTTAAAATTGGACTGGATTGGATTTTTTAATCCCTGAAAGTGAGTCCGAATTACAAAAATGAGACTTCGCTTTCAATTAAGAATGGCTAtaaagaagggtgcctgggtggctcagtcagttaaacatctgactcttgatttcagctcaggtcatgatcttggggtcctgggatcaaaccccgcaTCGAGCTTagcacacagtctgcttgagattctctctctccccctcctcccacttgtttgctctctctttctctctctttcaaataaagaaataaatacaatcttttggggggaaaaaaagaatgactgtAAAGAGATGGAACCTGCCCAAGATATTGACAAGTGTCAAGGAAGGAACATCTGACAGGACACGTCTCCAGAAAAATGTGCCCCAATGAGCCGTCTACTCACAGAATGTAGAACTATGTAGGCATCTACCAGAAGAAAGAGCTAAGAGTCCACAGAGTGATGGCTTTTAGGGAAGGAACTGGGGGCTGAGGGGAGCTGAAATTGTTGACTTATTTTTCACCACAGACCTTTTGCTATTCCTTACTTTAACCACATGCAtctattgcttttaaaaactttttttttaaatttatgatagtcacatcagagagagagagagagagagagagagaggcagagacacaggcagagggagaagcaggccccatgcaccaggagcccaacgtgggattcgatcccgggtctccaggatcgtgccctgggccaaaggcaggtgctaaaccgctgcgccacccagggatccccgcttttaaaaactttttaaggtTAAGCCATGAAATGCCATTTCCTAGCTACATGGCAGAGTCATGCCACCTGGCATCAGGGAGCCCCCGGTACACACTTGGGAATGTCGACGACCTTCAAGATGGTCCCCAGCTTTGGAATTTGGAAGGTCTCCAAGCCACCTATGTGCCctcacttcttcttcttttttttttttttttgtgccctCACTTCTTAAAGGGTAACCCCACCTCTTACAATCCATGTTGTGTATGGCGGCGCAGTGGGGAAAATTCAGAGGCTCTGGAGCCACAGAGGCTGAGCCAAATCCCAGGTCTGCCACTCtgtagctgtgtggccttgggcaagttattttgGTCTTCTGAAGCTTCAGTTCTCCCCTCATCCTCaccccttcagcccccatgacaTGAGAATCACATCCTTCTCTCAGGGTTGTAAAGCTTAAATGTGATGTCAAGGTGAAACCTGATCCCTTCTCCACACAGAACTGCCTGCCCCTTAACGGGGTGatttctgtctcttcttctctctaccttctcttccctctctcccatcaCCTGTCTTTTCCTAGCTTTGGGGTCTCAGGTTCCTGTCTGTGACCCTCCCCCCCAATTCAGAACACCACACAGCTTTCCCTGACTGCCTTTGCTGCCCAATCACGTTATTACTTCCCCTTGCCCACCTCAGCTCAGCATGGTGAAAGAGTCATCTTCTAGAAGGCTCCATTTTCAGCCTCTCCTCTTTCCTCACTCCCCTGCCGCTCCACTGCAGCCACCTCAAGGTCAACAAGGCCAGTTGACTCTTCCCCAGGATCACCTTTCTTGCCTTCAGCCCTGACTCTACCTTTCAACACCTTGCCTTCTGACTTTTCTGACTACTTCTTTGACATCTCTTCAAGTGTCTCCTCTGATGGGGATTAATGCTATGGTTCCAgaggctctgctctgggctcttTCTCATTTCATCCACATGCACTTTCTCCAAGCGAAAATTCCACCCACTCCACCCCTTCCAGGACCCTCCAGACTCCTCAGCATCAGCCCATCAGACTCATCACTGCACACACCCTGTTTGCTCACCAGATGTAGGAGATGAGGGGGAACACAGGTGCCCCACCCACCAGAAACAGTAGCCGCCAGTGGGGAAGGATGTAGGCAAGTCCCGTCAGGAACATGACTCCCATAGAGAAAAAGCAGTGTTCCAGGATGATGGCGTGGGCCCGGTGCTGACCTACGAGCCACTCGGTGGCTGTGCAGAGGCCAAGAGGACAAAATCATGGTCAGCTTAGGATCCCCGGGGCTACCCTGCCACCCAGCCTTCTGAGATGCCCCACCCCAGCTTAGGACAGTTCAGCCTGGGTGAAGGTGCTTTTGCCCTAGGTTGACTTCTAAGCCAAGCAGAGTGCCTCTGGAACCCCAAGATATGCCTGAGACCCATTGCCCGAACTCCCAATCATATGTATAGCCTCCAGTCCCTTCTCCACATGTCTGCTCCCTCTCAACACCTCCCGCCTGACCATGGGTCTCTCTTGCAGAGATGGCCCATTTTTGGGCACAACTCCTCACATGTGCCCTAACACATGGGGAGGCAGGGAGTCTGGGCCCCCATCTGTGTTTTCGGTGCCTCGGTGCTTTGGCTACCTAGGCCTAGGGCTCCATTGGAGAAGCCAGTTCCCTCCGACAAGCTCCAACAAGAAGTCTCTTGCCAGGGAACTCTAAGCTCACCAGGCCGCAGAGGCTGAAAGCTGAATGAGTGCGTGGGCACTTAGGGCTTTCGCATCCCACAGGCCTGGGATGAAATCCCAGCTCTTCCCTGTAACTGTTGTGTGGTCCCGAGCAAAGTGGTTAAACTTCGTGAGGCTCAAGTATCCTTCTCTGCTAAAGGGACAATAGAAGAGTACCTCCCGAAGACAGTGCTGTCACCAGGAAAtgagacagtgtgtgtgtatatatataggtTTAAGAGCAGCCAGGCCTTCTGAAGGGCTCAATGCATATAAGCCATGTGGgggaccgggggtgggggggtggtcctCAAGAGGAGAATGTGTAGAGTACAAGGGGGCTAGGATGGAAGACGAGGGGAGAAGGGCAGTCTGAGCAGATTCTCCAGCAtctccagggccctgggggcgGAGGCTCCTCCCTCCGCGGCGGCCTCAGAGGGGCTGCAGCTCTGCTAGTCCAGGGGGCTCCGCGTGGGCCCGCGCCCGCGGCCTCACCCAAGCACACGCTGCTGATGGCGTAGCACACCAAAGCCTGGGACACCACGAAGCGGAAGAACAGGTACTGGTGAAAGGTGTTGACAAAGGCTGCGCCGAAGCCGAAGATGATCAGCCCCAGCAGCGACATCAGGATGGTGGGGTAGCGGCCCAGCCTGTGGGGTCCAAGTGAGGCTGCGCCAAGGGCGCCCACCGACCGCAGTGGCTGCCCAGCCCAGTCCTGGGGCGGTCCTGGGCCGTCTGGAGGCCTCCATGGTGCCGCTGCCCCCCTCCGCCCCACCTCCCACTTGAGACCCTAGCTCTGAAGGCGCGCGAGGAGGAGCCAGGGGCTTCCAGGGACTAGAGGGAACTCCGGGACACTTACTTGTCACTTACGAACCCAAAGATGAGAGACCCTATAAGGAGGCCCGCCAGGAACATGGTCTGCACGCCTTCCATGTTCGACTCCTTGCCACACACCAAGTCAAACTGGGGGTTTTACGCGGGATTGGCTACAGGCCTCCACCCAGGGTCAGCCTCTGGGTCCAGAGACTGAGCCtacacccctgccccaccccctcaggGTGGGCCTTTAGGCAgaaggggcctggggcagggacaGGAAGCTAACTGTGGTGCAAAATGCCTCAGCTGTGACCTCTGCAACCCATCCTGCATCTGGCAGACCCTGGGAATGAGGCCTGGAGAGAAGGGACCAGAGGCACAGGCCAAAATAGGGAATAGGTGGAGATGTAACTGAGCACAGGCTGGAATCACTGAAGACCCTTTCCCAAATACAGATGTTGGGCCCCAGCCTAGAGATTCAAATTGGGCAGGTCTGTGCTGTGAAGGGCCCAGGTTACAGTTCTAGTTGAGAAACCCTGTGAGAGGTACCTGATCCAAGCCGCTTCTTTCCCTATTTTCTATCTTGTGAGAGTTCAGAGGGCAAAGCCACAACTACAGAGCAATTCCCTGGACAGATGGTAGAGCCTTTGCCTCTACACCCAAATCTATTCTAGCTTCCTGGCTAAGACAGGGGAGGCCAGGCCTAGACAGTTTCTGCCCTCGCTCTGCCTCTGCAAGGTCACCTTGAACAATTGTTCCCCTTCCGGAGCCTCAGTATTGCCACCTGTTCGGTGAGGGCACATCTCTGGGCTGTGGGGTAGCTATAAACAACTCAGGAGAATGCACACCTCATTGACAAGTGATCGCTTCTTGGTCTCAGGATAGATCCACCCATCTTGGCATGACACTGTGTAGTTGAGGCCAAATTGGATAATAGAATCCAGATCCCAGGCCACGGGCAAGTACATGAGACATGTCTGGAAACTGCCATTGGGTTCTCGGGGCAGGGTCAGATTCAACTGCTCAGCCTCTGACAGATTGGGGTCGATTGCCAGTATCCAGCTGGTATTGCAATAAGGCTTCTGGGCTGTGAACATGAAGATGTCAGCAAACATGAAGAAGGCCAGCAGGATGTTGGGGATGAAGGTGAGGGCCACCAGCCTACGCTGGAATGTGCCAAACTTCCCCACCACATCCAGGATACTGGCAAACTTGTCATCCTGCTGAGCTTCCATTGCCCTCAGTCTGCGTAACAGCATCTCCAGAGATGGGGAATGGATGTGTTCTGGTACCTCAAGCTGGTTCAAGGTCTCGGAAGGATGGTGGTATCTTTGCTTTACCTTGCAGTTGTTTTCTGTCGCCAACTATTGAAAGAAACGACACAGCTCAGACTCTGCTGACACCACTTCCCAGACGTCAGAGATGGGCATGGCAGCCACTAGTCAGAAGTTTGGATTCCTGCCTTGATGTTCTCTGTGGTTCTCTCCTTCGTTTATGAAGTTTCTTAGTTAACATAATCTGTTCCCCATGGGCCCCACCCATCCCTAATTTTCAGTGcacttaagattttttaaatgttttagaaaatgctATGTTTCCattgtcatgaataaattctgAGGAGCTTTGTCTCCCACAGCTTCCCCACAACTGAAAATCTGGTTACACAGACAAGCAGGCACTGCCAGTCTTGCAAAAGGTAAGAGAGAATCTCCAGGGAAAATTTCTCCAAGAAAACaaacaccccaccaccaccaccaccaccaaatatCTGGATCAGGAGTAGCcagaaaactgaggccaagaTGGGTGGGTGACCACAGAAGTGGGGAACCAGGCCTGGAGCACCAAAATGGTAGAGGGGTGTAGAGCAACACAGAGCCTAACTGGAAAGGCAGgtaagggggaggaggggaggaagaaagcaaTACTGGCTGTAAGGATATGAAGCAGGTCAAGCAAAGAGTTTAAAATGAAAGGTTCTGAAAGTCCTAAGAAGGCAATCCATTCTGAGTCAATAGAAACAAAGACAGCTCCTGACTGCAGATGTTGGAACTGTCAGATACAGAGTATAGAACCACTATCATATAAACTTCTCAAAGACATCAAAGTTGTAATTACAAGATGAACTCACAACAAGAATAggcaaaaaagacatttttagaggGAAGACACTgaacttctagaagaaatggaaacactggggaacctaggtggctcattcagttgactgactgactcttggttttcgctcaggtcatgatctcaggttatgagattgagccttgtgccgggctctgtgcttagtgtggagtctgcttggaactctctctccccctcgcccctgttctctccctctttgtaaaataaacaaatacatattttaaaaaatggaaacactaaaaggaaaaaaatattaatcagaTTTGACACAGAGAATTACCAAACTGGAACACATAGCAGGAatgtgaaagaggcagagactctgGAGATACAAGGTTTACCATGCATCCTCCAActggaagagaaatgagaaatggagaAGCAAGATTTAAAGGgataaaaacaaagcattttctAAAACTTGGAAAACATGAATCCACAGACTCAGGAAGCAGCATATCCCAAGCAGTATCAATAATAAAGAAACCCATGGCTACACACATTGTAATAAAGCTGCAGCACATCAGGGACAAAGATCTTCAAAAACATCTAGAAGACAGATCACTGACAAACAAGTGGTGTTCACAGTCTTCTGTAAAGAAACAGAAGTTGAGAAGCAACAAGGAAATCAGAAAGAGtgaaagtctttagaaaaaagacaataatagCCAATCTAGAATTGTTGACTCAGCAAAATTGTCGAGAACTAGGATAAAATAAAGACAGTTATAGCTAGTCAAAAATTAGGGAGCATTCATGTAAGAGATCTGATTAAATGGAGTTTCTAAAGAATAAGAAGGAGGAAAAGTATCTCAGGAGGACAGCCTCAGATGCAATAATGAGCAATCAAAAATGGTAAACATGTAAGTAAACTCAACTATTAAttgtattaaataataaaaatcctgtccatttgtggaaaataataaagataaaatgatggGCAACAATAATATCTGTCAGGAGGGGGACAATCTAAGCCAAAGTGTTGCTCAGAAACCCTtctattggggcatctgggtggcgcagtcagtaaagtgtctgcctaGAGCTCAGAttgagatcccagggtcctgggattgagacccacatcaggcacTCTgaccagcagggagcctgcttccccctctccctctgcctgctgctccccctgcttgtgctctctctttctctgttaagtaaataaataaagtcttaaaaaaagaaccctttCTTTCTATTATTTGGGGTGTATGACAGAGAAGGTACACTTGCATGATAACATTTTAAGGACAACCATTCCAGTTGTCCAGTTCCATTCTCTACTACTAGAGAATAGTAGTGGGAAAACATAGACTGAaggtaaaaacaaatacaaacccTCAATCCAAAAGAAgctaagagaaaaaatgagaagaaacaaaaaagcagatGACAATAATTGAGATTGGAGAAATGAGACACAGTATATTGATTATCACTAGTAAAAAGAGATGGTTGGATTgagccttttagtttttttaatttattttttaaattttatttatttatgatagtcacacagagagagagagagagggaggcagagacataggcagagggagaagcaggctccatgcaccgggagcccaacgagggattcgatcccgggtctctaggatcgcgccctgggccaaaggcaggcaccaaaccgctgcgccacccagggatccctggattgaGCCTTttaatgattgattgatttagagagcaggaggaggggcagacgtagagggagaatctcaagcatgctccccactgagtgcagagcatgatgtggggctccatctcataatcctgagattatgatttgagctgaaaccatgagttggacacttaaccaactaagccacccaggtgccccacgtaTTTAgccttttaaaagttaaattcatatacaggggcacctgggtggctcagtcggttaagcggctgcccttggctcaggtcatgatcccagggtcctgggatccagttccacatcgggctacTTGCTCCGAAGGGAGTCTGCTTaaccctttctccctctgcccctccccctgctcatgctctctctctctctcaattgaataaataaaatcttaaaaaaaagttctattagGCAAACACTCATCAAAGGAAAGCTGATTTTAGCCATATTACTACTaggcaaaataaaaagataaagtatcattcagaataaagagattcattatttaaagataaaagttcaagcacctgggtggctcagtcagttaagcatctgccttcacctcaggtcatggtcccaaggtcctgggatggaggtccccattgggctccctgcttagcaagaagtctgcttctccctctgtccctcacctcacttgttctctccctttcttgctttctctctctcaataaataaataaataaataaataaataaataaataaaatctttattaaaaaaaagataaaaattcagacactaaaaatgttaattttaaatatatatgaagctaaaacaaatgtattcaaatatataaaacaataatggGTACAACTAATAGGAGAAATTGACAGCTCCAATTTAATAATGAGAAATTTTAGTGTATCTTTTTCAAGAGGTCAAATATACAAAAACTTAGcaagataaaattatttgaataacaCAACTAACAAGCTTTTTCTAATTAGCCTTTGTAAAATTCTGCATCCAACACTAGAGAATACACCTTTTTCTCATGCCTAGTTAGAGCACTGGTAAAACTTCATCACATACCAGGCAATAATGCAAgcctcaacaaatttcaaagaatagTCAGAAATTACCTTCTGACTCCCATGCAATTAAATTAGAAGTCACTAACAGACAGCTTGATTTGTAATTCTTGtgaatttttcatgtatttgtaatACAGTTATAGTTATTTGTCACAGTCTGCCTTCTGTCCTGAGATCT contains:
- the SLC22A14 gene encoding solute carrier family 22 member 14 isoform X5 gives rise to the protein MVVRCGRELAGACSAMRSLGKDRAALTGSVSSQLATENNCKVKQRYHHPSETLNQLEVPEHIHSPSLEMLLRRLRAMEAQQDDKFASILDVVGKFGTFQRRLVALTFIPNILLAFFMFADIFMFTAQKPYCNTSWILAIDPNLSEAEQLNLTLPREPNGSFQTCLMYLPVAWDLDSIIQFGLNYTVSCQDGWIYPETKKRSLVNEFDLVCGKESNMEGVQTMFLAGLLIGSLIFGFVSDKLGRYPTILMSLLGLIIFGFGAAFVNTFHQYLFFRFVVSQALVCYAISSVCLATEWLVGQHRAHAIILEHCFFSMGVMFLTGLAYILPHWRLLFLVGGAPVFPLISYIWMLPESPRWLMLKGKLGAAKRVLCYAASVNEKTIPLSLLDKLQLPGKKVTKASVLDFYNNRHLRKVTLVMGCVWFTVGYSYFTMSLKLKDFGVNINLTQVVPGLMEVPARLCCIFLLELMGRKWSLILTLFQGSLMCLLILILPPGEMEGEQMGGSLVPHPRLRWAEHYLAIELKSMMVLMIVLGEFSLAASASVFFIYTAELLPTVLRATGLGLVSLAWAAGAISSLVVIQQKLTFLPIFLCCISAFLALFLCSLLPETQDQPLSDTLEHYSLQMRIYS
- the SLC22A14 gene encoding solute carrier family 22 member 14 isoform X6, which encodes MVVRCGRELAGACSAMRSLGKDRAALTGSVSSQLATENNCKVKQRYHHPSETLNQLEVPEHIHSPSLEMLLRRLRAMEAQQDDKFASILDVVGKFGTFQRRLVALTFIPNILLAFFMFADIFMFTAQKPYCNTSWILAIDPNLSEAEQLNLTLPREPNGSFQTCLMYLPVAWDLDSIIQFGLNYTVSCQDGWIYPETKKRSLVNEFDLVCGKESNMEGVQTMFLAGLLIGSLIFGFVSDKLGRYPTILMSLLGLIIFGFGAAFVNTFHQYLFFRFVVSQALVCYAISSVCLATEWLVGQHRAHAIILEHCFFSMGVMFLTGLAYILPHWRLLFLVGGAPVFPLISYIWMLPESPRWLMLKGKLGAAKRVLCYAASVNEKTIPLSLLDKLQLPGKKVTKASVLDFYNNRHLRKVTLVMGCVWFTVGYSYFTMSLKLKDFGVNINLTQVVPGLMEVPARLCCIFLLELMGRKWSLILTLFQGSLMCLLILILPPGEMEGEQMGGSLVPHPRLRWAEHYLAIELKSMMVLMIVLGEFSLAASASVFFIYTAELLPTVLSLSGLVSLLPAARNARSASL
- the SLC22A14 gene encoding solute carrier family 22 member 14 isoform X7 gives rise to the protein MVVRCGRELAGACSAMRSLGKDRAALTGSVSSQLATENNCKVKQRYHHPSETLNQLEVPEHIHSPSLEMLLRRLRAMEAQQDDKFASILDVVGKFGTFQRRLVALTFIPNILLAFFMFADIFMFTAQKPYCNTSWILAIDPNLSEAEQLNLTLPREPNGSFQTCLMYLPVAWDLDSIIQFGLNYTVSCQDGWIYPETKKRSLVNEFDLVCGKESNMEGVQTMFLAGLLIGSLIFGFVSDKLGRYPTILMSLLGLIIFGFGAAFVNTFHQYLFFRFVVSQALVCYAISSVCLATEWLVGQHRAHAIILEHCFFSMGVMFLTGLAYILPHWRLLFLVGGAPVFPLISYIWMLPESPRWLMLKGKLGAAKRVLCYAASVNEKTIPLSLLDKLQLPGKKVTKASVLDFYNNRHLRKVTLVMGCVWFTVGYSYFTMSLKLKDFGVNINLTQVVPGLMEVPARLCCIFLLELMGRKWSLILTLFQGSLMCLLILILPPELKSMMVLMIVLGEFSLAASASVFFIYTAELLPTVLSLSGLVSLLPAARNARSASL